In a single window of the Subtercola sp. PAMC28395 genome:
- a CDS encoding N-6 DNA methylase, which translates to MLSSLEVINLIFKDPAVLHSLSEFEDIGIPVEDALEITERVIQSGKYAGSLAYYVKTLITTRSGLSEYFVYSAETGQSAPEEIVRQLWLKKLMTTYGYPAEQLDIEVPVHFGTEIHPKAADIVVYTDRSKSTAKIIVECKQPDSAEGIEQLKSYMNSKGAPSAVWSNGADRITLYRSVKGNFDDTLPDLPKNGQSLQEVLEAPITIDDLRETFNFKRVIQDLEELVLADSGTDEFNEIFKLIFAKIWDEKSASKTKGKTTRFRKSVEPEKTYTAINTLFAEACEEWPGIFDDDQDIELAARHLQVCIGPLEKLRFMGSNLRIMDDAFEYLLPSEAKKKKGQFFTPRPVIEMCVRMLNPKSGEFVMDPACGSGGFLLHTMDWVFPAHTMEQREQRKSEYASRYLWGIDFEKRAAKTSRALMLIAGDGHTNIFGPDVNSIDPRTWYDNTSGQELIRGLKKHKKLVQAKIPAGDPLLDRDRAWEYFQHLNFDIVLANPPFAGEIKDSQTLAHYELAGPAIRRAKGKRQVKEERDVLFIERIIDMLKPGGRAAVVLPQGKFNNPSLSYIREWILNKARILGVVGLHQNTFKPHTGTKTSVLLLQKYTHSELAEHAALSKTIALKCPDIKNDLRQILAEVHGDDDIPTESIPGLVFDVFDAAFPEPFDPADYADESGEIRGREEMKSSSEQAAANVRAQIVEIEKALKTEAAGLQVAIASVKTAPDRVDQVKRLRDKHREKAAADKAKLKELGSEHLALVDILNRIRVDEARETNRGQAQLFFDTPDLISDYKTKWIANETLKALDYPVFMAVSERGGKDSSGNYTYIYKSVDDATKRDSLGHILVDQDLVNFELDKRDLENIAGIPASDLDIAEQFILFAKEQNLSFWTQP; encoded by the coding sequence ATGCTGTCATCTCTCGAAGTCATTAACTTGATCTTCAAGGACCCCGCCGTACTCCATTCGCTCAGCGAATTCGAAGACATAGGCATCCCCGTTGAAGACGCTCTTGAGATCACGGAACGGGTGATCCAGTCCGGGAAATACGCGGGTTCGCTGGCTTACTACGTCAAGACACTGATCACCACCCGATCGGGCCTATCTGAGTACTTCGTTTATTCAGCGGAGACGGGACAGTCTGCGCCTGAGGAGATCGTCCGTCAGCTATGGCTCAAGAAGCTAATGACGACATATGGATATCCTGCGGAGCAGCTTGACATCGAGGTGCCTGTCCACTTCGGTACGGAAATCCATCCGAAGGCAGCGGACATTGTTGTCTACACCGATCGATCCAAGTCGACAGCGAAGATCATCGTCGAGTGCAAGCAGCCCGATTCTGCGGAAGGAATAGAGCAGCTCAAGAGCTACATGAACTCAAAAGGCGCTCCTTCTGCGGTTTGGTCAAATGGTGCAGATCGAATCACCTTGTATCGGTCCGTCAAGGGAAATTTTGACGACACGTTGCCTGACCTTCCCAAAAACGGACAGAGCTTGCAAGAGGTGCTTGAGGCACCAATCACGATCGATGACCTTCGGGAGACTTTTAACTTCAAGCGTGTGATCCAAGACCTCGAAGAATTGGTTCTAGCCGACAGCGGGACAGACGAATTCAACGAGATCTTCAAGCTGATCTTCGCAAAAATTTGGGATGAGAAGTCCGCCTCGAAAACCAAGGGCAAGACGACCCGTTTCAGAAAAAGCGTCGAACCCGAGAAAACGTACACCGCGATAAACACGCTGTTTGCCGAAGCCTGCGAAGAGTGGCCGGGAATTTTCGACGACGATCAGGATATTGAGCTTGCAGCTCGCCATCTACAGGTCTGTATTGGTCCGCTGGAAAAGCTTCGATTCATGGGTTCGAATCTTCGAATCATGGACGACGCGTTCGAATATCTATTGCCCTCCGAGGCAAAGAAAAAGAAGGGTCAGTTCTTCACCCCTCGCCCGGTAATCGAAATGTGCGTTCGCATGCTGAACCCAAAGTCGGGGGAGTTCGTCATGGATCCGGCGTGTGGCTCGGGGGGATTTCTGCTTCACACCATGGATTGGGTGTTTCCGGCACACACTATGGAGCAACGCGAGCAGCGGAAGAGTGAATACGCCAGCAGGTACCTTTGGGGAATTGATTTCGAAAAACGAGCAGCAAAGACGTCGCGCGCGTTAATGCTCATTGCGGGTGACGGCCACACAAACATTTTCGGCCCCGACGTGAACTCAATCGACCCTCGCACCTGGTACGACAACACATCGGGCCAAGAGTTGATACGTGGCCTTAAAAAACACAAGAAATTGGTTCAAGCGAAGATTCCGGCAGGCGACCCACTTCTTGATCGCGACAGAGCGTGGGAATACTTCCAACACCTCAATTTCGACATTGTCTTGGCAAATCCTCCCTTTGCCGGAGAAATAAAGGACAGTCAGACGTTGGCGCACTATGAACTCGCCGGACCGGCGATAAGACGCGCTAAGGGCAAGAGACAAGTGAAGGAAGAACGTGATGTGCTGTTTATCGAACGCATCATCGACATGTTGAAGCCTGGCGGCCGCGCCGCGGTCGTACTTCCGCAAGGCAAATTTAATAACCCATCGCTTTCGTATATTCGCGAGTGGATCCTCAACAAGGCTCGTATTCTCGGCGTCGTCGGATTACATCAAAACACCTTCAAACCACACACCGGAACCAAGACCTCCGTGCTTCTTCTTCAGAAATACACTCATTCTGAGTTGGCTGAACACGCAGCCCTAAGCAAGACCATTGCCTTGAAATGCCCCGACATCAAGAACGATCTGCGTCAAATCCTGGCCGAGGTACACGGGGACGACGATATCCCCACTGAGTCAATTCCGGGACTAGTTTTTGACGTCTTTGATGCTGCATTCCCAGAGCCGTTCGATCCCGCCGACTACGCAGACGAAAGTGGTGAGATCCGTGGACGCGAGGAGATGAAGAGCTCCAGCGAACAAGCGGCAGCAAATGTGCGCGCGCAGATCGTCGAAATCGAGAAGGCGCTGAAAACGGAAGCCGCCGGTCTCCAGGTCGCCATCGCTTCTGTCAAGACAGCTCCAGACCGCGTCGATCAGGTTAAGAGGTTGCGCGACAAACATCGAGAAAAGGCCGCCGCCGATAAGGCAAAGCTCAAGGAACTCGGATCCGAGCATCTAGCCCTAGTTGACATTCTGAATCGAATTCGAGTCGATGAAGCTCGAGAAACCAATCGGGGCCAAGCTCAGCTGTTCTTCGACACTCCCGACCTAATAAGCGATTACAAGACCAAGTGGATCGCAAACGAAACGCTCAAGGCCCTCGATTACCCAGTCTTCATGGCCGTGAGCGAACGGGGCGGAAAGGATTCCTCAGGTAATTACACTTACATCTACAAAAGCGTCGACGACGCAACCAAGAGAGATTCCCTAGGGCACATATTGGTCGATCAGGACCTAGTCAACTTTGAACTAGACAAGAGGGACCTCGAAAATATCGCTGGCATTCCTGCGAGTGATCTAGACATTGCCGAGCAATTCATCCTGTTCGCGAAGGAGCAGAATCTCAGCTTTTGGACACAGCCATGA
- a CDS encoding site-specific integrase: MSSDKDLPEGVRWREDRNKFQWRLRYKDGSGKWREQNGYASTAAAAKKARSLAARGRTISDTTTLSEWYERYWPVISSRLAEGTIRAYGVAWRIRVKPSLGHMRLQTISPTVVEEAMLSWTGGSSTKRDAIAVLANLLRAAKKANLVSSIVTLEIDLPKEEQRDPTSRALDASEIRNLIAAVPEGPYRRIICVLVFAGIRLGEAAGMRVGDVDLDRKVLNVRVQVTGNRSGALQESSPKSHKSRLVPIPEELLPHILAAMSSKEKTDLLFPGPRGGRITSTNLSRDLKWNDLRSAIRRFGENEHQLRFHDLRHTLATLLFDANLSAPDVQAILGHSSLQVTQRYSRARADSAQRGNLALNRLFGGPSVAQGEGSTNE, encoded by the coding sequence ATGTCGAGTGACAAAGATCTGCCCGAGGGGGTGCGTTGGAGGGAAGACCGCAACAAGTTCCAGTGGCGTCTGAGGTACAAAGACGGATCAGGCAAATGGCGCGAGCAAAATGGCTACGCATCAACTGCCGCCGCGGCCAAGAAGGCGCGATCTCTTGCCGCAAGAGGTCGAACTATCTCTGACACGACCACACTCTCAGAATGGTACGAGCGGTACTGGCCAGTAATCTCCTCACGGCTGGCCGAGGGCACTATTCGGGCGTACGGCGTAGCGTGGCGGATTCGGGTCAAACCCTCGCTAGGACACATGCGACTTCAGACAATCTCGCCGACCGTCGTTGAAGAAGCCATGTTGAGCTGGACGGGAGGTTCTTCAACAAAGCGAGATGCCATCGCGGTTCTCGCAAACTTGCTGCGCGCGGCCAAGAAGGCGAATCTGGTGTCGAGCATCGTCACGTTGGAAATTGACCTGCCGAAGGAAGAGCAGCGCGATCCCACGTCTCGGGCGCTGGACGCTAGCGAAATACGCAATCTGATCGCAGCAGTTCCTGAGGGACCATACCGACGGATCATCTGTGTTCTTGTTTTTGCTGGTATTCGCCTAGGTGAGGCCGCCGGTATGAGGGTCGGTGACGTGGACCTTGATCGAAAGGTGCTGAACGTTCGCGTTCAGGTTACGGGCAACCGATCAGGTGCCCTTCAGGAGTCGTCGCCGAAGTCGCATAAGTCGCGATTGGTTCCGATACCCGAGGAGCTCTTGCCCCACATACTCGCGGCAATGAGTTCCAAAGAGAAGACGGATCTGTTATTTCCGGGACCCAGGGGCGGGAGGATCACGTCAACAAATCTCTCTAGAGATCTGAAGTGGAATGATCTCAGGAGCGCAATCAGGCGGTTCGGCGAAAACGAGCATCAGCTTAGATTTCACGATCTCAGACACACATTGGCGACGCTGCTGTTCGACGCAAATCTATCAGCGCCGGATGTCCAGGCGATCCTTGGTCATTCGTCGCTGCAAGTCACGCAGCGTTATTCGCGCGCGAGAGCCGACTCCGCGCAGCGGGGAAATTTGGCGCTCAACCGTCTCTTTGGTGGCCCATCCGTGGCCCAGGGTGAGGGTAGCACCAATGAATGA
- a CDS encoding restriction endonuclease: MQRLRESHPAFFEEAVVALLLKMGYGGAEQRGKRIGGTGDEGIDGVIDQDALGLDRIYLQAKRYKQGNNISRETIQAFVGALHGFGASRGVFITTSAFTSAAVAYANGVPIRVILIDGDRLVNLMIKYRVGVQARQTYAVVEIDSDFFD, from the coding sequence TTGCAACGGCTACGCGAGAGTCACCCCGCTTTTTTTGAAGAAGCCGTCGTAGCGCTCCTCTTGAAAATGGGCTACGGCGGTGCCGAGCAGCGGGGCAAGCGAATTGGCGGAACCGGAGACGAAGGAATTGATGGCGTCATCGATCAGGATGCGCTGGGCTTGGACCGCATTTATCTGCAGGCCAAACGCTATAAACAAGGAAATAACATTAGTCGCGAAACCATTCAGGCATTCGTGGGAGCGCTGCACGGATTCGGAGCTTCGAGGGGTGTTTTCATAACCACAAGCGCCTTTACAAGCGCCGCGGTTGCTTACGCGAACGGAGTTCCGATTCGGGTCATTCTTATCGACGGGGACCGATTGGTAAACCTGATGATCAAATATCGTGTTGGTGTGCAGGCCAGGCAGACATATGCGGTGGTTGAGATCGATTCCGATTTCTTCGACTAG
- a CDS encoding winged helix-turn-helix domain-containing protein: protein MAVELDSGIPSAVPIWPALVAPVLEVLRDGEALHRRDVFDRAAKIADLTEAARAETLNSGGFRYEQRIGWALTHLSKAGWVDRPARATYSISPSGRAWLDSEPGELTYATAREIFSPFWPKESEKAGAAGLDSSVATLESLEPVEQIEDAINRIQVSVGDELLCQRRLKCRPGSTVEN from the coding sequence ATGGCAGTTGAGCTAGACAGCGGGATTCCCTCGGCTGTTCCAATTTGGCCCGCCCTGGTCGCGCCAGTACTTGAAGTGCTGCGCGATGGGGAAGCGCTGCATCGCCGAGACGTGTTTGACCGGGCGGCGAAAATCGCCGATCTGACCGAAGCGGCCCGGGCAGAAACCTTGAACTCAGGCGGCTTTAGATATGAGCAGCGAATAGGTTGGGCCCTGACTCACTTGTCAAAAGCTGGATGGGTTGATCGACCGGCGCGCGCGACATATTCGATAAGTCCGTCCGGCAGAGCTTGGCTCGATTCCGAACCAGGGGAGCTTACCTACGCCACTGCTCGTGAAATATTTTCGCCATTCTGGCCTAAGGAGTCTGAGAAAGCGGGGGCGGCTGGCCTCGACTCGTCGGTCGCAACGCTGGAATCGCTAGAGCCTGTCGAGCAAATAGAGGACGCGATCAACCGAATCCAGGTGAGCGTCGGTGACGAGCTATTGTGTCAGCGACGGTTGAAATGTAGGCCAGGATCGACGGTCGAAAACTAG
- the hpt gene encoding hypoxanthine phosphoribosyltransferase, which yields MDSRDVEADLSRILITESEIHAKIAELARKIEVDYAGQDLLLVGVLKGAVMVMADLARELHLPVSMDWMAVSSYGNSTQSSGVVRILKDLDSELQGRTVLIVEDIIDSGLTLSWLLGNLRSRGPASVEVCALLRKPDAVRVELDVRYVGFDIPNDFVVGYGLDYAEKYRNLKDIGVLAPHTYS from the coding sequence ATGGATTCCCGCGATGTTGAAGCAGACCTGTCACGCATTCTGATCACCGAGAGCGAGATCCACGCGAAGATCGCCGAGCTCGCGCGAAAGATCGAAGTCGACTATGCGGGCCAGGATCTGCTGCTCGTCGGCGTGCTCAAGGGTGCGGTCATGGTCATGGCCGACCTGGCACGCGAGCTGCACCTGCCGGTCAGCATGGACTGGATGGCCGTCAGCTCGTACGGCAACAGCACCCAGTCGAGCGGTGTCGTACGAATTCTGAAAGACCTCGACTCCGAGTTGCAGGGCCGCACCGTGCTGATCGTCGAAGACATCATCGACTCGGGTCTGACGCTCTCCTGGCTGCTCGGCAACCTGCGCTCGCGCGGCCCGGCCTCGGTCGAGGTGTGCGCGTTACTGCGCAAGCCTGATGCGGTGAGAGTCGAATTGGATGTTCGGTACGTCGGTTTCGACATCCCCAACGATTTCGTGGTGGGCTACGGCCTCGACTACGCGGAGAAGTACCGCAACCTCAAAGACATCGGGGTGCTCGCACCCCACACCTACTCGTAG
- a CDS encoding FtsK/SpoIIIE domain-containing protein yields the protein MLGQDESGAPVIIDLVSPWGIAVAGQSRSGKSQLVYRLLATAANYDEVAVVGCDPTGLIFQPFADALHPDWRASRLSDVGPHVEVLDRLVEELDRRIDYLLASDLDQFEDFSVEFPLLVAVLEEYPALISTSEADDLADARRPGERYAPRVRRNVRRIIQEGAKVGFRVVLLSQRADAAIIGGSERSNLAFRISLRTVDADGVRMLHPLATAQMIIRLSLAAPGVGIVDGPGEVTRFFRGTYMTYAQYLHDVRKNIRMSASHE from the coding sequence ATGCTCGGTCAAGACGAATCTGGGGCGCCGGTCATCATCGACCTGGTATCGCCATGGGGGATTGCTGTTGCGGGTCAGTCCCGAAGCGGTAAATCACAGCTTGTATACAGGCTATTGGCGACAGCTGCCAATTATGACGAGGTTGCCGTCGTTGGCTGCGACCCGACCGGGCTTATCTTTCAGCCATTCGCGGACGCTCTTCATCCCGATTGGCGCGCCTCTCGTCTCTCTGATGTGGGCCCACACGTCGAGGTGCTCGATCGATTAGTCGAGGAACTCGATCGACGCATTGATTACCTGCTCGCCAGCGATTTGGACCAGTTCGAAGACTTTTCGGTCGAGTTTCCGCTGCTCGTCGCAGTGCTTGAAGAATACCCGGCGCTCATCTCCACTTCCGAAGCAGATGACCTTGCTGACGCCCGCCGCCCTGGCGAGCGTTATGCGCCAAGGGTGCGGCGCAATGTTCGGCGAATTATTCAAGAGGGGGCGAAGGTCGGTTTTCGCGTCGTCCTCCTGAGTCAGCGCGCGGACGCGGCGATAATCGGCGGCTCTGAGCGATCCAACCTGGCCTTCCGGATAAGTCTGCGCACGGTAGACGCGGACGGCGTTCGCATGCTGCACCCATTGGCAACCGCGCAGATGATCATTCGACTCTCGCTGGCGGCTCCTGGCGTCGGAATCGTTGACGGGCCGGGCGAGGTGACCCGATTCTTTCGCGGAACCTATATGACTTACGCGCAGTATCTTCACGATGTTCGAAAGAACATTCGGATGTCTGCGAGTCACGAATGA
- a CDS encoding inorganic diphosphatase — translation MGTYDAVIEIPKGSRNKYEVDHETGRVYLDRVLFTTFVYPTDYGFFENTLGLDGDPVDVLVLLEYPVYPGVGLKVRPVAVFNMSDEAGIDSKVIAVPAKDPRWAGIQDLDDLSTQLRAEIEHFFEHYKDLEPGKWVKTEGWGSAADAETIVQNGITKLAEEGSH, via the coding sequence ATGGGCACCTACGACGCCGTCATCGAGATCCCCAAGGGGAGCCGCAACAAGTACGAGGTCGACCACGAGACCGGCCGCGTCTACCTCGACCGGGTTCTGTTCACCACCTTCGTCTACCCCACCGACTACGGCTTCTTCGAGAACACCCTCGGCCTCGACGGTGACCCCGTCGACGTGCTGGTGCTGCTCGAGTACCCGGTGTACCCGGGCGTCGGCCTCAAGGTGCGCCCGGTCGCCGTGTTCAACATGAGCGACGAGGCTGGCATCGACTCGAAGGTCATCGCGGTGCCCGCCAAAGACCCGCGCTGGGCTGGCATTCAGGATCTGGATGATCTGTCCACCCAGCTTCGTGCCGAGATCGAGCACTTCTTCGAGCACTACAAAGACCTCGAGCCCGGCAAGTGGGTCAAGACCGAGGGTTGGGGTTCGGCCGCCGATGCCGAGACGATCGTGCAGAACGGCATCACGAAGCTCGCCGAAGAGGGCTCGCACTAG
- the istB gene encoding IS21-like element helper ATPase IstB: MSNETVSQIEYYARALKAPRIREAAARLAIQARDASWTHEEYLAAVLSREVSAREASGAELRIRAAGFPGRKSIEDFAFDHQPALKRDTIAHLGTNSWLADAQNVVLLGPPGTGKTHLAIGLGIKASHAGYRVLFATATDWITRLQTAHTLGRLPQELGKLRRYGLIIVDEVGYIPFDKDAANLFFQLVSSRYEHASLILTSNLPFAGWGDTFGDHVVAAAMIDRIVHHAEVITLKGASYRLKDTGIKTLPSTRPENTAE; the protein is encoded by the coding sequence ATGAGCAACGAGACCGTCAGCCAAATCGAGTACTACGCCCGAGCATTGAAAGCGCCACGCATTCGGGAGGCCGCGGCCCGGCTCGCCATACAAGCCCGTGACGCCTCCTGGACGCACGAGGAGTACCTCGCCGCGGTGCTCTCTCGTGAAGTATCTGCCCGCGAAGCGTCCGGCGCCGAGCTCCGGATTCGCGCTGCGGGGTTTCCGGGACGTAAATCGATCGAGGACTTCGCGTTCGATCACCAACCCGCTCTGAAGCGCGACACCATCGCGCACCTCGGCACCAACAGCTGGCTCGCCGACGCCCAGAACGTCGTCCTCCTCGGCCCGCCCGGTACCGGGAAAACGCACCTCGCGATCGGCCTGGGCATCAAAGCGTCACACGCCGGCTACCGGGTGCTGTTCGCCACTGCGACGGACTGGATCACAAGACTGCAAACCGCGCACACACTCGGGCGGCTCCCGCAAGAACTCGGCAAACTCCGCCGGTACGGACTGATCATCGTCGACGAGGTCGGCTACATCCCGTTCGACAAAGACGCCGCGAACCTGTTCTTCCAACTCGTGTCATCCCGCTACGAACACGCCTCTCTGATCCTCACCAGCAACCTGCCCTTCGCTGGCTGGGGCGACACCTTCGGCGACCACGTCGTCGCCGCGGCAATGATCGACCGGATCGTGCACCACGCCGAAGTCATCACCCTCAAAGGCGCCAGTTACCGGCTGAAAGACACCGGCATCAAAACCCTCCCATCCACCAGACCCGAGAACACGGCAGAATAA
- the istA gene encoding IS21 family transposase, with amino-acid sequence MITVEDWALIRRLHKGEGLSQREIAKRLGLARDTVAKAISTDGPPKYVRPPRPSEVRDLEPAIRELLKAYPRMPATVIAERLGWQGSITWFRQNVARLRPEYAPADPADRLSYRPGDQAQCDLWFPPVKIPLGHGQTGSPPVLVIVPSNSRFITAMMLPTRTTPDLLAGMWELLQGQLGAVPHRLIWDNEAGIGRRNSFAEGVASFTGTLATRIVQLKPFDPESKGIVERANQYLETSFLPGRTFTSPADFNDQLVVWLRRANNRQVRRLAAKPSELIGVDRAAMVPLPPIAPNVGFSSKVRLPRDYYVTVLGNDYSVDPAGIGRMVDVRANLRTVTVTLDGKLLAQHDRVWARGQSIADPTHVGSAKTLRTLFQTRTPAVPERYDRDLADYDQAFGVSFDPAGEVA; translated from the coding sequence GTGATCACAGTGGAAGATTGGGCGTTGATTCGTCGCCTTCATAAGGGTGAGGGGCTGTCGCAGCGAGAGATCGCTAAACGGCTCGGGCTGGCCAGGGACACGGTCGCGAAAGCGATTAGTACTGATGGGCCACCGAAGTACGTCCGGCCGCCGAGGCCGTCGGAGGTGCGCGATCTCGAGCCGGCGATCAGGGAATTGCTGAAGGCGTATCCGCGGATGCCTGCGACGGTGATCGCGGAGCGGTTGGGTTGGCAGGGCTCGATCACCTGGTTTCGTCAGAATGTGGCCCGGCTCCGCCCGGAGTACGCACCCGCTGACCCGGCTGACCGGCTCAGCTACCGGCCGGGTGATCAGGCGCAATGTGATCTGTGGTTCCCGCCGGTGAAGATCCCGCTCGGTCACGGTCAAACAGGGTCACCGCCGGTACTTGTGATCGTGCCCTCGAATTCACGGTTCATCACCGCGATGATGCTGCCCACCCGCACGACACCCGATCTGCTCGCTGGGATGTGGGAGCTGCTGCAGGGTCAGCTCGGGGCCGTGCCGCATCGGCTGATTTGGGATAACGAGGCCGGGATCGGCCGGCGGAACTCGTTCGCCGAAGGTGTTGCCTCGTTCACCGGTACCCTCGCGACCCGGATCGTGCAGCTGAAACCGTTCGACCCGGAATCCAAGGGCATCGTTGAACGAGCGAACCAATACTTAGAAACCTCGTTCCTACCTGGCCGTACGTTCACCTCACCCGCCGATTTCAACGACCAGCTGGTCGTGTGGTTGCGGCGGGCCAATAACCGGCAGGTTCGCCGCCTCGCCGCGAAACCTTCCGAGCTGATCGGCGTGGACCGTGCTGCGATGGTGCCGCTGCCGCCGATCGCGCCGAACGTTGGCTTCAGCTCGAAGGTCAGGCTGCCGAGGGATTACTACGTCACCGTGCTCGGTAACGACTATTCCGTCGACCCTGCTGGTATCGGCCGGATGGTTGACGTGCGCGCGAACTTGCGTACCGTGACCGTCACCCTCGACGGGAAGTTGCTCGCGCAGCACGACCGGGTATGGGCCAGGGGTCAGTCGATCGCCGACCCAACCCATGTTGGCTCAGCCAAGACGTTACGGACTTTGTTTCAAACCCGAACTCCTGCGGTACCGGAACGGTATGACCGTGACCTCGCCGACTACGACCAGGCGTTCGGGGTCAGCTTCGACCCGGCCGGTGAGGTCGCCTGA
- the tilS gene encoding tRNA lysidine(34) synthetase TilS produces the protein MHTNARRPRLTPAMADVRRAVRELLARELPGIDALVPEPGGDSAPDARLAGPESPSSARPDSSLKRPDDRLDAPESRPRDRTDAPPERPDDQLSHPESSSRAHPDIPLVLVGLSGGPDSLALAAALAFEAPRAGIRAGAIVVDHGLQAGSAEVAEEAARQARELGLGPVLIERVSVERGGVGSGPTGGPEAAARTARYAAFERALATTGASHVLLAHTLDDQAETVLLGLARGSGPASLSGMSAVNGVYLRPLLGIHREVVHRSLADQGLVAWLDPQNLDPAYARVRVRETVLPLLEAELGPGIADALARTADQLREDSVALDALAAEWAAEIVEHAEAGIAVDVHGLASNPAALAQRIVRFVVAAEFGTALSRAQTLAVLKLVTEWHGQGGVDLPGIRVARVDTRLVFARRP, from the coding sequence ATGCACACGAACGCCCGCCGACCGCGCCTCACGCCCGCGATGGCCGACGTGCGCCGTGCTGTGCGTGAACTGCTCGCCAGGGAACTGCCCGGCATTGACGCGCTGGTGCCAGAGCCCGGGGGCGACTCCGCTCCGGATGCCCGGCTCGCAGGCCCCGAATCGCCAAGCAGCGCGCGACCCGACTCCTCGCTCAAGCGGCCGGATGATCGGCTCGACGCCCCCGAATCCCGCCCGCGTGACCGGACCGATGCCCCGCCCGAACGGCCGGATGATCAGCTCAGCCACCCCGAATCATCGTCGCGAGCCCATCCCGACATTCCGCTCGTGCTCGTGGGGCTCAGCGGCGGCCCCGACTCGCTCGCCCTCGCCGCCGCCCTCGCGTTCGAAGCCCCGCGCGCAGGAATCCGTGCTGGCGCGATCGTCGTCGACCACGGGCTGCAGGCCGGCTCAGCAGAGGTGGCCGAAGAGGCCGCTCGCCAGGCACGCGAGCTGGGCCTTGGCCCAGTGTTGATCGAACGCGTCAGCGTGGAGCGGGGTGGCGTCGGCTCGGGGCCGACGGGTGGCCCCGAAGCCGCAGCGCGCACGGCACGGTACGCGGCCTTCGAACGCGCGCTCGCCACGACCGGCGCCAGCCACGTGCTGCTCGCCCACACCCTCGATGACCAGGCCGAGACCGTGCTGCTGGGTCTCGCCCGCGGTTCGGGGCCGGCGAGCCTGTCGGGCATGAGCGCGGTGAACGGGGTCTACCTCAGGCCGCTGCTGGGCATCCATCGCGAGGTGGTGCACCGCTCGCTCGCCGACCAGGGCCTTGTCGCCTGGCTCGACCCGCAGAACCTCGACCCCGCCTACGCGAGGGTGCGCGTGAGAGAGACGGTGCTGCCGCTTCTAGAGGCCGAGCTCGGCCCCGGTATCGCCGACGCACTCGCCCGCACGGCCGACCAGCTCCGCGAAGACTCCGTCGCTCTGGATGCCCTGGCCGCCGAATGGGCGGCCGAGATCGTCGAGCACGCCGAGGCGGGCATCGCGGTCGATGTACACGGACTCGCGTCCAACCCCGCCGCGCTCGCCCAGCGCATCGTGCGATTCGTCGTGGCAGCCGAGTTCGGCACCGCCCTGAGCCGGGCGCAGACGCTTGCCGTGCTGAAGCTGGTGACCGAGTGGCACGGGCAGGGCGGGGTGGATCTGCCGGGCATCCGTGTCGCGCGTGTCGACACCAGACTCGTCTTCGCCCGCCGCCCGTAA